Below is a window of Brachyspira hampsonii DNA.
CATACTTTAAGCTGGATATCTTTTGATATGCAGAACTTACTTGACAGATATTTAGGACCTCGTTGGAGAACTAAACCATTAGAATATGAAATTTGGGAAAGAGTTCAGAAAATACCTGATGCAGAACTTTGGAGAACTCATGAAAGAAGAAAAGAAAGACTTATTGATTTCTGCAGAGACAGATTAAAAACTCAAATTACAAACAGAGGATTCACAAAAAAAGAAATAGAACATGCAGATCAAATACTTTCTCCGGAAGCTTTAACTATAGGTTTTGCAAGGAGATTTGCTACATATAAAAGAGGAACATTGCTTTTCAAAGATTTAGAAAGATTAAAGAAAATTGTTTCTAATTCTGAAAGACCTGTACAAATAATATTTGCAGGTAAAGCTCACCCGCATGATAACGGCGGTAAAGAATTAATAAGAAATATTGCAGAAATCTGCAGAAGAGAAGATTTTAGAGATCATATAGTATTTATAGAAGATTATGATATAAATGTTGCCAGATATATGGTTCAAGGCGTAGATGTATGGCTTAATAACCCTAGAAGACCTTTAGAAGCAAGCGGTACAAGCGGTATGAAAGTTCCACCAAACGGAGGATTAAACTTCAGCGTATTAGACGGATGGTGGGATGAAGCTTATGATGGTCAAAACGGTTGGGCTATAGGCAACAGAGAAGAGTATACAGATTTAGAATATCAAGATGAAGTTGAAAGTAAGGCTCTTTATAATGTATTAGAAAATGAAATTATACCTCTATTCTATGAAAGAGGAAGAGATAATATACCTAGACAATGGGTTGCTGCTATGAAATGGAGTATGCAGACTGTTTGTCCAGTATTTTCTACTAACAGAATGGTTGCTGACTACTTTAATAAATTCTACAATAATGCAAGTAAAAGATTCTTCAATATGACCGAAAATGAATTTGATAAAGCTAAAAATCTAAAAAATTGGAAGAATGATATTATTTCAAAATGGTCTAAAGTTTCATTTGAAAATACAATTTCTGAAATGCCTTCAAGAAACTTAAAAGTTGGAAGTAAATTTGAAGTTAAAACTATAGTTAATCTTGGAGATATAGCACCTGATTCTGTAAGAATAGAACTTTATTATGGTAAGCTGAGTATGAAAGAAAATATTATAGATCCTATTACAGTTGAAATGAAGCATTCTTCAGATTTAGGAAACGGCAGACATTCTTTCTCCGGTACTTTAGAATGTACTAATAGCGGACAAAGCGGTTATGCTATAAGAATGTATCCATATCATAAGGACTTAAGCTATAAATTTGATATGAAACTTGTTATATGGAGTTAATACTCAAAGGGTAACTTATATAAAATATTAGGCTTAGACTTTTATTATAAGTTTAAGCCTTTTTTATTATTAAAATTATTCAGTTTTTATAATGAAAGGATAGTCCTGATAGAGATTTGTAGTTAAATCCATTTTTATTTTGAATGGTACATATTCAAGCTGAGATTCATAGTTCCAATATCTTGTTTCTCCTCTTATGCTTGGTATAAAAAGTTTTAACCCAATTGGCAGAGAAGTAGTATCATTTATTATATACCTATTATGAATATATATAATACGCCAGAAATTTCTTTCGCCGTATATAAACGGATATGATGATATTTTTAATAATGTATCCCCTGCCCTCACAGTGTAATATCTAGGAAGTACATCCATTGTTATATCATATCCTCTATCTCTATACTTTGAAAAATCTATATCATTAGTTATGATTAATACACTATTATTAGTTGTCATTGATTTATGATTAGTTATGATTAGTGTATTTTCATTTGTTAATTCTTTTATAGTTTGAATATCGCCTTTTTTTTCTGCCTCTTGCAAAATTTTATTTTTTATATAGTTCTTTATTGGAGTTTCTTCTATAAATAATGGCGTGGACATTACTATACTGTAAATAATAAATATAAAAATAATAATCTTTTTCATAAATAAAAATATCAGCTCTATATTTTATCGTAAAAACATTATTTAATTTTTAATGATTAGTAAAATTTTTATATAAAAAATTTTTATTTAGTAAAATTTTGATATAAAAAAATTTTTATATTGATTTATAATATAATTTTATTATACTAAAAATATATGAAATATTTTTTACATGTTTTTACTTTTATCTGTTTATGTGTCCCCATTGCATTTTCTCAAGATATTAATAATCAATATAATGAATTTATAACAAAATACTTTCAATTGGAAAATAAATATAATGCAGGATATATTGACTACATTTCTAAAAATGAATATATATTAAATTTTTTTAATAACACCAAATCATTTATAGAAGACATTAATCCTGATTTTTGGACAGATGTTGTTAATAATCCGTCATTAATAGCAAAATATCCTGAATCTCCTGATGCAATACTTTTAATGTCAAGTATAAATTTCTTATACGATATTTATAATTTTAATATGTCTGTAAGCTATTCTATAGAGCAAAAAATAAAAAGGAAAATACAGTTTAATGCTGCTTCAGGAGATAATTATGGATTAATAATTCCTTTACATTTTCCATTAGGTACTGCTGGAATTGGTGCCTACCTGAATTTTCAGCTTGAAGATACAAAGACTTCATTAAATTATGATAATGATTTTGCAAGACTTATAAACTCTATAGATAAAGTACCGTTTCCATATATTTATATTTTCGGTTCTATTAATTGCTGGACAGCCCCTATGTCTGTAGGACTAAGATTTGCATTTATGCCCGGTTATAACGATTTTTACAGTCTATTTGTTAAAGACACAAAAATAGAAACATTTGGGCTGCATGCCGCTATGGATTTAAAATTTTATGTATATAGAGATAACTATTTCTTTGTTGATGCTAGGGCAGATTTCAATTTTGATTATGGTACATTCAAATTAGGTTTTATGAATGAAAGATATATGTTTCAAATGTACAACTCTGCAAACAGTACATATACTGGTGCATCTTTTTCGACATCAGCAGATATAGAAAATAAATGGATAAGTTTTGCTTTAACTCCAAAATTAGTAGGAGGATTAAAGATAAAAGAGAAAATTCCATATATAGATTATTTTGCCATATATGGTTTTATTGGAGTTGACTTAATATATAGTTTTATTGATTCTAAATCTACATTTGGCATAAATAGTATAACTGAAAATATTAATAATAAAACTTATGAGTTCCATTCAAATATGCCTGAAGTATCAATAAAAGATAACTATTTCTCATACGATATAAGAGTTGGTGCCACTATTGATATATTTTACCAATCTTTATCATTTGAATATGCTATATTTTCAAAGAGTTTTTCAGTTATGTTTATACCTTTTGTATATAGATTTGCAGCTGAACCAAAATCATAAAGGAGTTTTATTTATGAAAATTAGAATTATAATATTTATCTGCATTATTTTAGCTATTGTTTTATCTTGCAATATAGAATATTTAGGTCCTGATAATGCAGTAGAAGAAGCAAGTAAAATAGATTTTTTTATATATCAAATTCACTTGTCTGCTAGTAACAATGGAGGAGCTTTTCAATGTCCTATAATATATGATGCCATAAATAGAAGCGGAGGAGCTAGACTTGGAATAAGAGGAATAATAAATAGAGAAACAATACTAAGTATAGCTGACTGCCTTAGAAAAATACCAGACAGGCATGTTTTTTTATATGCTGAAAATGTTGTTATTAATGAATCGGATAAAAGATGGCCCGGATATAGTTTTACAAATGTGAAAAATCTTACAGGAATATATTTCCCTTCCAGTATGGATGCTATAGGTACTAATGCTTTTTATAACTGTACAGCACTTGAGGCTATAGTTTTAGGTACTAATTTTAAGCTCATGTATCCACGCATGCTTTCTGGGGTTAAAAATCTTAAACATGTAGTATATTATGGTTCTAGATTAGACTTTACAGGTGCTGTGAATGGAAATGCTTGGGAAGGGATACCTCAGGAGCAAATGACTTTGTATTTAGGTAATTTTGACGGTTATCAAGAAACTAATGTAGGCGGAAAAATATACACTACTACAAATTGGGCTAGATATACTTGGAAAAAAGTTTATTATAAGGGAGAATTTAATATTGAAGATATAATAGAAGTATTAGAATAGTTTATTGCTATTGATAAAATTCTAAAAAAGAGTATTATTATTCTTATGAAAACTTAATATTTAAATATTGAATAATTATTTATTTTTTTACTAAAAAATATTAATTTCTTGCTTAATATGTAATAAAATAGCCAAAACTTGTAAAATATTACTACATTGAATATTGACTTTTAATATCATAAAGTGTATTATTTAATAAATCTTATAAGGAGTATTATTGTTATGAGAAATGTTTTTATTTCTACGGCTGTCATCTTATCATTGCTGATGATAGGATGTCAAAAAAGCAACAATCTAAATTACATTTTTGCTACAGGGGGAACTAGCGGTACTTACTATTCATTCGGCGGAAGTATAGCAAGTATATGGAATGCCAATATTGAAGGAATGAATGTTACTGCTCAGTCAACAGGAGCTTCTGCTGAAAATTTAAGACTTCTTAACAGACATGAAGCTGATTTAGCATTCGTACAAAATGATGTTATGGACTATGCCTATAACGGTACAGATATCTTTGACGGCGAAGTATTAAGCAATTTTTCTGCTGTTCTTACATTGTATCCTGAATTAGTACAAATAGCAGCTACAAAATCAAGCGGAATAACATCAATAGCTGATATGAAAGGAAAAAGAGTATCTGTAGGAGATGCCGGAAGCGGTACTGAATTTAATGCTAAACAAATATTAGAAGCTTACGGACTTACATTTGATGATATAAATAAATCAAATCTTTCATTTAAAGAATCAAGCGACGGACTTCAAAATGGCAGTTTAGATGCTTGCTTCATAGTAGCAGGAATACCTAATGCTGCTTTGCAGGAATTATCTTTATCAAGTGATATAGTTTTGGTATCTTTAGATAAAGCTCAAGTAGATGAAATATTAAATAAATATAAATACTATACTGAAGTTACTATACCTGCAAATACATATAATAATGTTACTACAGATACTACAGCTATAGCAGTAAGAGCAACTATTACAGTTAATAATGACATACCTGAAGATGTTGTTTATAATCTAATAAAAACTTTATTTGATAAAAAAGCTGATTTAGCAACTGCTCATGCTAAAGGTGAAGAATTAAATATTGAAGATGCTTATAAAGGCGTATCTATACCATTCCATCCTGGTGCTTTAAAATACTATAAAGAATTAGGTTATAATATACAATAATTATAAATGTGTTGGTGTATTCATATTATTTATTATTAATTTATAAAATGAATACACCAAATAATTGTTCTAAAAAATAATATATATGTTAAAAAAAATTATTATATGTACATCTGTTATCATCATAATAATTATTGCTTTATTATTTGTGCCTCTATTTCCAAGACTTGTATTAAATAGTGTTAAAAATAATAAAGTTAATTTTATATTTAATATTAATAAAAAAGAGTTTCTAATTTCATATACCCATTCTGTAAATAAGGGAAGAATTAGAGATTATTACATTATAAATGATAATAATGATATAGTGTTGGAAAAAACAAGATTTGTTTCTTATGGCGCCGGTATATCTGATCCTCAGGGCGATGAAAATATAATTATTACAGATGATTACATAGAAATAAATAATATTAATAAAGTAATAAAAGATTTATATTTATTTATCGGTATTGTAGCTGATCACAGAATAGAATTTGATGGAAAAGAAATAAAATTAGATACACTATTCAAGCCTCAAATAAATATAAAAATACAATATAAAAAAGTTTCATTATTTAAAATGATTACAAGTGTAAGGGGGAAACAATGAAAGATAAAAAAGATATTCACATTCTAACGGTTGAAGAAATTGATGGTTATATGAGCAAATATGACAGTGAATCAAGATACAGAAGATATAAAGATTGGAAAAAATATCTTATAATAGCAATATCTGTTGTATTTTGTTTATTTCAATTATATTCAATATTATCTGGAAGGATTACTGCACAAATTGTTAGAGCCACTCACTTAGCATTTGTTATGCTTCTTTCCTATCTTCTATTTCCTATGAAAAAAGATATGCCTAAGGATAAACTTCCTTGGTATGATGTTATACTTGCTATAATAGGAGCAGTTTCTTGGGGTTATATTGTAATTAATTTTGAATCAATAGTAAGAAGAGCCGGAATATATACTACAACCGATATTATCATCGGCATAATAGGAATACTTATTATATTTGAAGCATGCCGAAGAATAGTAGGGCTTCCTATACTTATAATATCAATAGTTTTTATAATATATGCATTATTTGGAGCTTATGCACCAGGTTTTTTAAATCACAGAGGATATTCTCTTCAAAGATTAGTATCGCATTTATTTTATAATACAGAAGGTATAATGGGTACGCCTATAGGAGCATCAGCTACATTTATTTTCTTATTTATATTTTTCGGTGCTTTACTTGATAAAACAGGAATAGGTCAGTTTTTTATAGATATATGTAACGCTATAGCAGGAGGTTTTGACGGAGGTCCTGCAAAGGTGGCTGTACTTACAAGTGCTATGTTTGGTACCGTATCAGGAAGTTCTGTTTCTAATACTGTAGGTACAGGAAGTTTTACAATTCCTATGATGAAATCTTTAGGATACAGACCTGAGTTTGCAGGTGCCGTTGAGGCTTCAGCTTCCACAGGAGGACAGTTAATGCCTCCTATAATGGGTGCAGCTTCTTTCTTAATGGCTGAAAGTTTAGGTGTACCTTATATGGAAGTTGCCAAGGCAGCTATAATACCTGCCATACTTTATTTTACAGGTATATTTATAATGGTTCATTTAGAAGCTAAAAAAACAGGGCTTAAAGGTTTATCAAGAGATTCTCTTCCTAAAATGGGTACGCTTTTAATGAAAAAAGGATATTTAGTTATTCCGCTGCTTACTATAATATATTTCTTTGTACTTGGAAAAACTGCAATTTATGCCGGATTAATGGGTATTATTGCTGCAGGTATAGTTGCTATAGTTAATTCTATAGTAGATATCATAATGAAAAGAAAAATAAGTTTTGGATTTAATGATTTAATAGATGTTTTCGTTAATGCTGCTAGAAATATAATAAGCGTAGCTATTGCCTGTGCTATGGCTGGTATTATAATAGGAGTTATTACTTTAACAGGATTAGGTTTAAAAATAGGAGCAGGATTAATATCTATATCAGGCGGAATACCTCTATTACTATTATTCCTAACTATGATTAGTTCTATTATATTAGGTATGGGTGTTCCTACAACTGCAAATTATCTTATCACTTCAACAATAGCAGCAAGTGCAATAATAGGTTTAGGTTATGAACCTTTAGCTGCTCATATGTTCGTGTTCTATTTTGGTATTATAGCCGATGTTACTCCTCCTGTTGCTTTGGCGGCTATGGCTGGTGCTGCAATTGCCAAATCAGATCCTCTTAAAACAGGAATAGAAGCGACAAAACTTTCTATAGGTGCTTTTATTATTCCTTATATGTTTATATTTAATCCAGACATACTTATGATTAATACTACAATTTCTGATATTATACCTATACTTATAAGTTCGCTTATAGGTATGTTTGGAGTATCTGCAGGATTAGAAGGTTATGTATTTAGAAAATGTAAGGCGTATGAGAGAATATTATTTATTATAGCAGGACTTCTTTCTATATATCCTGAAGTTTACAGCGATATTATAGGAATAGGTATTATCGCTATATTAGTTATTATACAAATAGCTACAAAAAATAAAAGAAATACTCCTGCTGCTGCTTAATAAATAATAACTTAAGAATAATGATGAGGAAGCTTTAATATTTATAAGGCTTCCTCATTTTTTATATATTGATTTTGAAACAAGTATAATATTTACTGCTGTTAAAAAATATGTTATTATATTCTCTAATAAATTAGGAGACATAGATTTATGGAAATAGAAATAGTAGAAAAAAAAGATTTTGAAGTTATAGGAAAAGTAGCTGAAGGAGAAAGCGAAAAACATTCTAAGTGGGTATTACCTTTATGGCAGGAATTCAATAAAAATATTAAAGAAATTATAAATTTAGTAAAAGTTGATGAAAATAATAATTTAGCTGGTATATGGGGTATAATGAATGATATAAATGAAACATTCGCACCTTGGGGAGAAAAAGGAAAATATATGGCAGGCGTAGAAGTAAAAGAAAATTCTAATGTCCCTGAAGGCTGGACAAAATGGAATATCAAAGGCGGAAAGTTTATAAAAGTTAAATGCAATATAGAAAATTACAGCAAAATATTTACAAAGATAGTAGAAGATTATGCTCCGAAAAATGGATATATAATAGAAGGCAATGTTATGGAATATTATATACCTAACAGCAAAGATTTTTATTTATTTTTTTACATAAAAGGAAATTGATATGCTTGAAAAATTAGTAATAGCAACAGCAAATAAACATAAATTAAAAGAAATAGAATCTATATTTAAGGGAAGTGTAATAAAAGAGATATTATCAATGCCTTCAGATATAGGCGAAATAATAGAAGACGGAAATACATTCATAGAAAACTCTCTTATAAAAGCAAAAACAGTATATAATCATACTAAACTTCCATCTTTGGCAGATGATTCAGGACTTTGTGTTAATGCACTTGGGGGAAAACCCGGAATATATTCTGCAAGATACGGAGGAGAGAGTTTAGGATATAAAGAAAAAATGCAGATGCTTTTAGATGAATTAAAAGATAAAAAAGACACAACTGCATACTTTATAACTTCTGCAGTATGCGTATTAGATGATAATTATTATATAGCAGTTGAAGGCAGGGTCAATGGAAAAATAATAGAAAATCCAAGAGGTTTTGAAGGTTTCGGATATGATCCTATATTTCAGCCTGACGGATATAATATTACTTATGCTGAAATGAGCCTTGAAGAAAAAAATTCTATGAGTCATAGAGCATTAGCTATGAATAAAATGAAAAATATTTTATCTTGTATTTATAATTATTAACATGAGGGTATGATATTGAAGCATATTACTGAAATAAAATCTAAAAATAAAAAAGATATAATAAAACTTTTATATAAAAAAAATATTATGTCTAAAAAACGAATAGCGGCAGAATTAGAATTATCTCCTTCTGTTATTACTAAACTATGCTCAGAATTAATTAAAGAAAATATATTAGTAGAAATGAATAGAATAGACAGCAAAAAATTAGGAAGAAAAGAAGTAGAGATAAAAATAAATCCAAATTATAAAAAATGTATAGGCATAACTATAAATCATATATCAACTGATATTTTACTTGTGGATATGCAGTTTCAAGTTATAGAAAAGGTATCTTTCAAAACAAGTACAAATTATGAAAATGATTTATTAAAAATAGTTAGTACAGTACAAGAAATCATATATAACTATTCACTTAATAATAAAGATATTCTTGGTATAGGAATAAGTATAAAAGGCAATACTGACGGCATATATTCATATTCAGGTATTTGGGGTACAAAAGTGAATATAAAAGATTATATAGAAAATCATTTAAATATACCAACGGTTATAGATAATGGTATAAGATGCAGTGCTTTGCTTGAACAATTATATTCCAATGAAGATAATTTCATGTTCATTAAATATATGGAGCCTGGAATTGGAGGTGCTATAATATTAAATGGAAGTATAAAACGAGGAGAAAATAATTTAATAATGGATTTTGGACATATGATAATTGATACTAATTCAGATTATTGCAATATTTGTAAAAGGAAAGGCTGCTTAGAAAGTATTATATCCATTGAAAAAATTTTAATTAATGTAAAAAATAATTTCTCTAAAGAATTCTGTCCTGTACTATGGGAAATATGCAGCGGAGATTTGAACAACATCAATATCTCAAATATAATAAAAGCAGCAGATAATGGCTGTATAAATATTAATAATATATTCAAAAAAAATGCTCAGTATTTTGCATTATGTTTAATAAATACATATTCTATTATGGATGTAAATAAAATAATAATTATAGGAGATTTATTCTCTTCAAAACGTTTTGTATCATATTTCAGAACTGCTGTTGAAGAATACCAATTAACAGATATTTATGATAAAATAGAAATGCATTTTCATGAAAATGTTCTACTTTCTCCTGTAGCTTTGCTTTTAAATGAGTATTTATTTTAATTGGGCATATACTAATTTTATATATACCCAATTAAAAATAATATATTTACTTTTTCTCATCATTTAATATTTTTTTTCTAACCGCATTAATCATAGGAAGTCCCGTATCATAATCAAGCTGACGAGGTTCATTTTCTTCATTTTCTCTCTGTCTTGTATATCCGTCATTATTCCAATTAGGTACTTTATCTTTTCTCCAATATCTTGCCGCCCACTGATATCCTCTGTATAAATCTCTTGTTCTGTTCATATTATCCAAAAGTTTATCATGTAATTTATTTCTAATCTCTTTGTAGTTTTCATCATTTATAAGATTATTAACCTCATAAGGATCTTTCTCTAAATCATAAAACTCATCACTGTCCAATAAATTAATAACAAGTTTATACCTGTCATCAACAACCGCCCTCATCATTTGAAGTCCGCCGAAACCATCATGATCTACTTCATATCTTGTAAACTCTAAAAACACCTCATCATTTATCCTAACATTAGGATCTTCAATTTGCTTTAACATACTTTTTCCTTCAAATACTTTAGGTATTTTAACATTCATATAATCTAGTATAGTAGGTGCTAAATCTATATGAGAAGCAGGATATGATACTGTTTTTTCCTTTTCCTTATATTTAATTATAAGAGGTATATTAGCTATTTCTTTATAAGCACATGCATTTTTCATTTGAAGTTTATGAGCACCAAGCATATCTCCATGATCCGATGTAAATATAATCATAGCATCAGAAGCTATTTCATTTACTTTATCAATAACTCTGCCTATTTCATAATCTACAAAAGAATTACATCCTAAAAATAAAGCTAATTGTTTGGAAGGCTTATTTATTTCATTAGCTTTTTGATGCAAAGCCTCTCCAGCCCATAATCTTTGCATAAGAGGCTTATTCTCTAAATTATCATTAAAAACTGTATCATCATCAAATTTGAATCCCTCATACATTGTATTATACGGTGCAGGACATAAACAAGGTCCATGCGGTTCATCATAAGATACTACCAAAAGAAAATCTTCATCTTTATACTCATCTAAAAATTTCAAAGCTCTATTAGAACATCTATGTGCATAAGTGAAATCTTCTTTCATATCATCATTATAAGAAGTTTCAGACTTTCTGGATTTTACTCTGTCTTCTTCGCTTAGTTCATCAAGATAATTTTTCATATCATACCAATAATTTTTATCCCATCCATCAGGACAAACACCATATCCGAAATAATCTCCCCCATCAAGATGCCATTTGCCTATATATCCGCAATGTATATCATTAGAAGTTAATATCTGTCCTATACTTTTTACTCCCTCCCTTAAAGAAACACAGTTGGTAACCATTCCATTAGTATGAGGAAAAGTACCTGTAAATATAGAAGATCTTGCAGGACCGCATACAGGCTGACATGTATAAGCATTTTCATATTTTATGCCGTTTTCTGCTAATTTATCTAAATTCGGAGTTATCATTTTTTTGTTTCCATAGCAGCCAAGCATATCTTTTCTTGTAGTATCCGTCATAATAAAAACTATTTGCTTTTTCATAAATTATTCCTTACTAAATTTTATTTTTACAGCTATAAATGATACTACAGAAATTATAACATATATCAATGTTATAACAATAAATTTACTTTTTATATTTTCTTGAGAAGTAACTATTCCTATCTTAGAAAATAATACATACAAATAAATTAAAGTTGTAATCATTACAGCAGATACAGGCTTAGCCCATTTCCAAGAAGTTAAATCAACTTGCTTAGTATATTTCTGAACATAAGGTGTTTCCCTTGGAGATATTATGCCGGATATAAGCATTATCACTACACAGCATACAAACAATATCCCATATATATGCAGATAATGTATTTTTATAGGTATAACAAATTTATATAAAGAATAACATACTATAAAAAATACTATTGATATTTTAGCACCAATAGCAGGCACTCTTTTTGTAGCAAATCCCATAAGCACAACTACCAATGTAGGTATATTAAAAAATCCCATAACGCTTTTCATAAAAGAATAAAGTCCATCAGGTGCTTTAGCTATATTAGGGGCAACAAATATAGAAAATATGCACACTATAGTTCCAAATATCTTACCTATAAATACCAATTTTTTATCGTCTACATTAGGGCTAAATATAGGCTTATAAATATTTAAGCAAAACATAGTAGAAGCCGAATTCAAAGCAGAATTAAAAGAGCTTAAAACAGCTCCAAACAATACAGCTCCGAAAAATCCTACCAAAGGTAAAGGCAGTACATTACTAACTAATACAGAATAAGCTAAATCCTGATGTGTAATTTGATCTTTATATAAATGAAATCCTATAATACCTGGGATAACTAACATAACAGGGACAAACATCTTTATGAACCCTGCTATAAGTGTTCCTATTTGCCCTTCTTTTAAATTTTTTGCTGCAAATGCTCTTTGAACTATTTGCTGATTTGTGCACCAATAAAATAAGTTTACAAGAAACATTCCTGTAAATAGTGTAGAAAAAGGTGCATCACTTGTAGAACTTCCTATAGCATTCATCTTTTCTGGATTCACTAATACTAAAGTTTCTAATCCATTAAATAAACTTCCATCACCAAGTTTAAGAAGTCCCAATATAGGAATCATAAGTCCGCCAATTAAAAGCAATACTCCATTTATGGTATCAGATACAGCAACTGCCTTTAATCCTCCAAATATGGCATATATACCTCCTACAATTCCTGTAAAAATAATTACTATAAATAATGAAGTATCTCTAGATACATGTAAAATTTCAGAAACATTAAATAATGAATTAACAGCTATACCCCCAGAATACAAAATAATAGGCAGAACAATAAAAGTCAAACTTATAAGAAATAATCCTGTAACCATATTTCTAGTACCTATATCAAATCTCTCCTCTAAAAACTCAGGTACAGTAGTAAATCCGCTTTTTAAATACCTAGGTAAAAAAATTAATGCCATTATTACAAGTGATAATCCTGATGTAGTTTCCCAAGCCATAGATGATAATCCATGTTTAAATCCATTTCCATTAAGTCCAACTAATTGTTCGGCTGAAAGATTTGTAAGTATCAATGAACCCGCTATTACTATTCCGCTTAAACTTCTTCCTGC
It encodes the following:
- a CDS encoding TAXI family TRAP transporter solute-binding subunit, with the protein product MRNVFISTAVILSLLMIGCQKSNNLNYIFATGGTSGTYYSFGGSIASIWNANIEGMNVTAQSTGASAENLRLLNRHEADLAFVQNDVMDYAYNGTDIFDGEVLSNFSAVLTLYPELVQIAATKSSGITSIADMKGKRVSVGDAGSGTEFNAKQILEAYGLTFDDINKSNLSFKESSDGLQNGSLDACFIVAGIPNAALQELSLSSDIVLVSLDKAQVDEILNKYKYYTEVTIPANTYNNVTTDTTAIAVRATITVNNDIPEDVVYNLIKTLFDKKADLATAHAKGEELNIEDAYKGVSIPFHPGALKYYKELGYNIQ
- a CDS encoding DUF1850 domain-containing protein, with the translated sequence MLKKIIICTSVIIIIIIALLFVPLFPRLVLNSVKNNKVNFIFNINKKEFLISYTHSVNKGRIRDYYIINDNNDIVLEKTRFVSYGAGISDPQGDENIIITDDYIEINNINKVIKDLYLFIGIVADHRIEFDGKEIKLDTLFKPQINIKIQYKKVSLFKMITSVRGKQ
- a CDS encoding LysM peptidoglycan-binding domain-containing protein, with translation MKKIIIFIFIIYSIVMSTPLFIEETPIKNYIKNKILQEAEKKGDIQTIKELTNENTLIITNHKSMTTNNSVLIITNDIDFSKYRDRGYDITMDVLPRYYTVRAGDTLLKISSYPFIYGERNFWRIIYIHNRYIINDTTSLPIGLKLFIPSIRGETRYWNYESQLEYVPFKIKMDLTTNLYQDYPFIIKTE
- a CDS encoding leucine-rich repeat protein; the protein is MKIRIIIFICIILAIVLSCNIEYLGPDNAVEEASKIDFFIYQIHLSASNNGGAFQCPIIYDAINRSGGARLGIRGIINRETILSIADCLRKIPDRHVFLYAENVVINESDKRWPGYSFTNVKNLTGIYFPSSMDAIGTNAFYNCTALEAIVLGTNFKLMYPRMLSGVKNLKHVVYYGSRLDFTGAVNGNAWEGIPQEQMTLYLGNFDGYQETNVGGKIYTTTNWARYTWKKVYYKGEFNIEDIIEVLE
- the glgP gene encoding alpha-glucan family phosphorylase; translation: MKLNKYMVSPSVPKELEPLIEITKNFWWCWNQKAITLLRTIDIDNWDKRDHNPIRVLGESLQERFDAMLQDDAAMMNLAEVYDEFKTYMNQETWYNSLDESKKTKNEKIAYFSFEYGLHESLPNYSGGLGILSGDHLKSASDLGLPLVAMGLLYRKGYFRQYLNADGWQQEYDIENDFFNLALEKVLDKNGETMKVDVDLPGRKVYAQIWKANVGRIELYYLDANIEENSVEDRDITAQLYGGNLETRIQQEILLGIGGVKALDKLGIKPTIYHMNEGHSAFLSLERIRQLMENNNLDKETAREVVYSSNIFTTHTPVPAGNDIFPIDMIQKYFTEYVKHINMSMDEFIRLGRINPDDQKESFCMTVLALNLSAENNGVSELHGHVSRNMWKDIWRGVPVNELPIDSITNGIHTLSWISFDMQNLLDRYLGPRWRTKPLEYEIWERVQKIPDAELWRTHERRKERLIDFCRDRLKTQITNRGFTKKEIEHADQILSPEALTIGFARRFATYKRGTLLFKDLERLKKIVSNSERPVQIIFAGKAHPHDNGGKELIRNIAEICRREDFRDHIVFIEDYDINVARYMVQGVDVWLNNPRRPLEASGTSGMKVPPNGGLNFSVLDGWWDEAYDGQNGWAIGNREEYTDLEYQDEVESKALYNVLENEIIPLFYERGRDNIPRQWVAAMKWSMQTVCPVFSTNRMVADYFNKFYNNASKRFFNMTENEFDKAKNLKNWKNDIISKWSKVSFENTISEMPSRNLKVGSKFEVKTIVNLGDIAPDSVRIELYYGKLSMKENIIDPITVEMKHSSDLGNGRHSFSGTLECTNSGQSGYAIRMYPYHKDLSYKFDMKLVIWS